The Capsicum annuum cultivar UCD-10X-F1 chromosome 1, UCD10Xv1.1, whole genome shotgun sequence sequence CCGAGCCAAGCCCGAGCCCAAGATTGTTGTAgtttgaaaaatatatgaaaaagtcaaaaaactgttataaatgtatttacattataatgaatgtctatcaatatctatcaagatctactttgacaTCTATTAGGATTttaagcatccgtcttttactcaaactaggagtaaattttccctataaatagaggggttttgtttattgtatttacaatcttatgatctctcatccctcaagaagtaataagaattactctctcttctctctctactcttcttcttctttattctttcttattttataacacgttatcagcacgagactctgccaaataaggtgagattataaatctgaaggatttcaagattagtaattctttatgttatctttcttttgctactactgatataattattattaaatttgagaaaaaataatcgatttggaaccatttatattttaaatttatttctcaaaaacaatattatcaaaacggatgataatatgttgggttcaagtcccatcggtTCATGCCTAAGACACAtttatatggatcaaatattgagtttgaatctcaacacaccatattgatgatattgtgatggctaagacaaaataatgggtgtttgatgaaaagtcatgaaattcgacccattgaatatgctccatttcatgaagtgaatgtggtagcaatatatgataagtctgaaatatgacaacttactccATTCTTGAgatgtatgtggtagcagtgcataatatgtctgaaagaagacaagtaattgaatgcacgaatatacgtgtggaggaacaatatgataatgatcatcaaaagtgatgatattttcacacgcttatatgattataagatatactagagaaaaaaaattctctacatcatatgtatgcctcgatttgctatATTTCATTCCTgaggaatgagaaacttattaatgcaaacgggcacttgattgtgattgtatcacaactcacctgcgaaagaggttgaataattttgaaatctaattctgaagtagtaaatctgaaatttattcatgtaatagtaaatctgaaatttactaaagaaaaagtacatgtcatggtaaatttggagtttactagaataaaagttcataaattgacatgaacgattgtgacatctcaaagatgtgcatatattgaagaattagaagattcttcaagaattgtttatgtcgtttgttctcatgataagttggttggaccaactaatattgggattggatcccttcaaatctgaaaattataaaaaggtgaataagggtccgttcttctatcatgtgatatgttgaaaagatgcatcaataagatgatcacatgtacattcattgtcaacctgcagtttgacattcataaagttgcttgctcaataaaattgagttaagaacataattttcagattgtgcaatcaaaaaagttatcttgatgatgatggtgcaatcaagaaagttatcttgatgataatggtgcaatcaagaaagttatcttgatgatgatggtttggcattgaatttcttcgataaatagctaaaccattattaatgagaacaaaactttatgtattggtctaaaatatgatatattgcaatagcatttgtatgcattagaccaataaattatgattatttcttccctctcaattggtttaaggtcgggaaccaattattccatctaataattttgatgtgcgatatacgattaatgaatataccataatgcacaaagatggattcctctaAGAAATAGAGGATGCATGTTAGTTTTcttaacataagggggagattataagcgctatgaaatatgttaggaattatcaccatatccttatctaaaagataattcaagtcaaatgctgaaagcatctcatattaagcgcaagtgctcttattttgtgttcctaaaggacaaagtctatgcatgcatgaagtgTGGTAGACtgatcgattccaaatgaaatagttcttgaaaaataaggagcaaataatcataataagaaggcaatgtgctcttgaagagcctacgacataacacttcatgaaaccttatgagaggttcatgtacctgaaaataatgaagtgatgagatctcaaaatgttatgtcgcattgtgaaccgatacgaaatgatatatcattaatatctttgacacaatattgacgcaatattgtgaaagattacgaggatctgaattctacgtttatttaagcatgctgacgtaaaaatatttatcaagtgacatgaaaagaTGCATCTTGGTAAGNNNNNNNNNNNNNNNNNNNNNNNNNNNNNNNNNNNNNNNNNNNNNNNNNNNNNNNNNNNNNNNNNNNNNNNNNNNNNNNNNNNNNNNNNNNNNNNNNNNNcacttcattattttcaggtacatgaacctctcataaggtttcatgtacctgaaaataatgaagtgatgagatctcaaaatgttatgtcgcattgtgaaccgatacgaaatgatatatcattaatatctttgacacaatattgacgcaatattgtgaaagattacgaggatctgaattctacgtttatttaagcatgctgacgtaaaaatatttatcaagtgacatgaaaagatgcatcttggtaagtataaaacttatttgatttgcagtccaggtatttgaagatgtcactcatgaaatgttgaatattgtcacttgacaaaacttatgtgaaaacttttaaggatttaaactgcttgaagcatataaaagtttctgaaaacttatttataatccttatattgtataagcttattgcttgaacatcattgaaACTTTTAAAGAGTTTTCAAAGCAACAGATTATTttctgaaattcaaaatatattgaattggaTTAGTTATGAAGtctcatatcttagtgcaattgatgcactcattgCCTTGTAAATACTACAAAGCCTATAGTCTTTTCGGTTAATATGTTAgtaaggtatatttctactcctactaggagacatcgaaatgggataagatacatgagcatattttattctaaagactgCAGTCCGATCttactggtcatgctgatgttgggtactcatctaacccgcataaatcttgGTTTCAAACATGCAATGTATTCACATATgaggatactgtcatatcttggagatatacaaagcagtctatcatagccatcTCATCAAACCATgcgagattatagctattcatgaagcaaaccgataatgtgtgtggttgaggtccacaatacaccgcataaagctcggtctcaaataggctatgtgtttatatgtggtggtactgccatatcttggaaatatacaaaacagtctatcatatccacttcatcgaatcatgttgagataatagttattcatgaagcaagccgagaatgtgtatgattgaggttcatgatacatctcattcgagaaaaatatggtgtgaaatataacAATCTACCtacaattttatacggagataatgcatcatgtATAGCACATCTTAATGTAGGTTCATAAAAgcagatagaatgaagcacacttcctcaaagcttttctacatacatgagctacaaaagaatgatgatatcaacgtgcaacagattcgtttaagtgaaaatgtggctgatttattcaccaagtcttctccaatttcaacttttaagaATATGATGCACAAAAtcaggatgcaaaggttcaagaatgttctcattaagggagttaatacgcattgtactctttttcccttacgaagttttgtcccactgaattttctttataaggtttttaatgaggtaacCGATATGCATATTGGTAAAAATGtgtattcttttttcttcactagatttttttttttcttactgaattttttctagtaagattttaacgaagcacattatctatctagacattcaagaaggagtattataaatatatttacattataatgaataTCAATATCTACTttaatatctattaggatttaaaacatccgtcttttactcaaactaagagtaaattttccctataaataaaaattttttatttattgtatttacaatcttacgATCTCTCATTCCTcaagaaacaataaaaattacTCTCTTCACTCTctactattcttcttctttattctttcttgttttataacaagaACAACTTATTTAGCTTTTGATATTCAAAAAGgttacataaattgggacggagaGACGGAGAGAGTAGTTACAAATTGGCATGTAcatcaaaacaccaaaaataaacATGTCTTTCAAGCTATATACTGGTCCTTTTATGCACTTAAGACATCCCATATTTCTGTGTCCAGATTACCCAAAAATTGCATATTGAAGtggggaaacaacctctctacttcttcggaggtagcggtatggactgcatacatcttatcctccccagaccccactttgtgggaatacactgggtttgttgttgttgttgaagtagCATATCATAATCTTCTGCGTTCTTCCTTCTTTTCCCACCTGTTCAGTTTATAGCTGCTCATTGACTGAACTCAGAGTTGCATAGTTCTTATGTAAAGGTCAAATGCTTCATGAAATCACAGTTGCTGCAATACTTTGAAGATAGTTTGGGTGAACTACCAACATTATCACACCTGGAAGGAGCTTGTCATGATTAGCCACACACAGAAACAAAGAGAGATGATTGCAGACATCCCCTTCTTGCGGGTAAATCAAAATATACCTGCCGCAAACAGTTTGATCATAACAAGCATCAGTCGGTAATGCTAATAATTCCTGAACTGCGAATTGTCATTCAATAAGAGGAATAAACGGTCATACAAGATTACAGTAAGCAACCCACCATTTTGGGTGTAAGAATATCAAACTTGGTACACCACAAACTACAAAACTTAATAAGAAGCAAGATTAACAGTGTCTATGATTACCTCTATATCAATGAAAAGGATAACCTAATGATCAAACTCCTGCAGTCGACAACCTATTTTCTAAGAGTATACTAACAGTGTTAGCAGTCATGCAATCTCTCACTGAAAAAAACATAACACAAGGGTGCACGGACGAAGCTCCTATACTTTTATAAGGCATCCACCAGGAAgtaaaaatagatgaaatttcttacgttcatccaatttcaaatagGACTGTAAAGATGACTGAACAAGGTGCATGTCTCTCTGCATCTACTTCCTAACAAAAGCACCACATAACCCTTTCCTCTTCTCTTTTGTTACATCCTGTACCTGACTCCTAATCTAGGCCAAACTTATCATGTTCCAAACCAAAAACAAAGTATGCACATAAAAACAACTTGCTCTTATCTTTGTCCATACAGATGTgaaatagagaggctgttttcaatTCTTCCTACTACATACAGACCCTCGCTGCAGAGACTGAGCTGATTCTGTATTTAAAGATTCAATACCAAACTCAAAACCCTCAATTTCCCCAAAATAACAAACTCAACACCTTCAAAATCACGAAATTCACAACACCTTAACGAAATTCCCACTAACTCTCAAGTACCCCATACAACAAAAGCCAACAGGATCTAAccagatttttgagattttccacATGATTACAGAAATCACCAAAACCTACTAAATTTTCTCGAATTTTCGCACGTAATACAACAACGAACAAGGAACTTGGCAGAATTATCAAACAGTGAGTTAAGAACTCGGTGATTCCGAAAGAACAATTTCAACTCAACAACTTCCCAATCACAAAATTCTCAACACCTTGACTAAACTCCACACAATTTTTTCAGAATTATCAAACAGAGAATTCAGAATTCGGTAATTCCTGATTACGAACGAACAATTTCGCCAAAAGTACCAAATTCAACAATCCCAAATTTACCAATTCCTTTCCGAAATTCCacatcaaattcttcaaattcaaCTTCAGTCAGTAACAACAATACAGACAAAACGTAAAAACTCAATCGAACCCTAACACCTCTTAACCCACACGACCAAAACGAAAAAAACTCAcccaaaacaattttttttacaacAAACCAAAGATAAGAGGATGATTCAAGATATAGAATTTAAGAACAAAGATTTATAACTATCAATTTACgcctaaatttaaaaaaatgataacttACCTAAGCAAGATGaacaaaactgagaagaaaaatGCAACAACCACCGACTTATTTGGAGCTCGAAAATGAAGTTAATCATCAACTTATATATGTGATAAACTGATGAGTCATGCTAAACGAATAAGTACAAGATATTAATGGGAAGCTTCCAACACCATCCACACCACGTGGTGGttcttaaagaaataataaaggaGAAATAAATATGTTCTCCTCATTCAAAGAAACATACCCTTCCAtctcattttagttgattttttttttttaaatatttattttaatttaattattatattaataaaattaaaagaatttaaatatgCTCTTTTAGTAATACCTCTATCATTAGATGATTAAATtagatatatatattcaaatttatatttttaaagtataattaataaaactacaacaacaaactcagtatattcccacctattggggtctggggggtaagatgtacgcagtccatacctctacctctaaagaagtagaaaggctttttccgatagacccccggctcaagtcacgaaataccacacaaactcatagtaaagcacagaactagattacataacataaatgcggcacccataagtattagaaaacagaggaaaacacatagattcgtaataaaatatggaacacggaatcataacaagaataaaacccccacccagtaatttcctacactagcggcccaaaccggccctagtcttctgccctaattcgcgtcctccagaccttcctatctagggtcatgtcctcggtgagctgtaactgctccatgtcccgcctaatcacctcaccccagtacttcttcggcctatccctaccccgcctaaaaccatccaacgctagcctctcacacctacgaatcggGGCATCCATACCCCTCCTCTTcatgtgtccgaaccatctcaatcgggcttcctgcatcttgcactccactggagtcacaccaaccttctcccggatagtctcaatccgcatttttgccaccttcattttttggatgtgggagttcttaactggccaacactccgctccatacaacatggccggacggactaccaccctgtagaatttgcctttcagcttgggcagcaccttcttatcacacaacacccccgacgcgagcttccacttcatccatcccgccccaatacagtgcgagacatcctcgtcaatctcaccgttactctggatcacggacccgagatacttgaaactatccctcttacctacctcctgtgattccagcttcactactaccccattctcccgcctcacgtcattaaacttgcattccacatactctgtcttgcttctgctcaccctgaaccctttagattcaagagtttgcctccacacctctaatttgtcattcataccccctcgagtctcatctatcagaactacatcgtctgcaaaaagcatacaccaaggcacctccccttgaatacgccgcgtcaacacatccatcaccaacgcaaacaaaaagggactaagagtagatccctgatgcaaacctgtcaagacagtgaaatgctctgagtctcctcccgccgtcctcacctgagttttcgctccatcatacatatccttaattgctctgatatatactagcggtactccactcacctccaagcatctccaaagcacctccctggggactttgtcgtaagccttctccaggtcgataaacaccatgtgcaggtccttcttcctttccctatactgttccaccaacctccgcaccaggtgaattgcctccgttgtcgagcggccaggcataaatccaaactggttttccgaaatagacactatccgtctcagcctcacctcgactactctctcccaaatcttcatagagtgactcaataacttaatccccctatagttattgcaactctggatgtcacccttattcttatagagagggatcatggtactccacctccaagcctcgggcatctttgccgtcttgaaaatttcattaaacaatccagtcaaccaccttacaccagcctctccaacgaacttccaaaattccaccggtatctcgtccggccccgtcgccctaccccttcgcatcctgcgaacagcctctctaacctcttctaccttaaaacgtctacaatagctaaaatcccgacactcctctgagtgctccagttcccctaacacaatagctctatccccttcgtcattcaagagcctatgaaagtatgactgccatctattcttaatgtggccatcctccaccaacactctaccgtcctcccccttaatgcacctcacctgatcgaggtcacgacccttcctctctctagccttagcgagtctaaacaactttttctcccctcctttcccctgtaaccctgcatacaagctctcaaaagcggccgtcttagctgccgtgactgctgacttagcgtccttcctagctagcttgtactctttcctgtttacccgcttctcttcttcgtccttactctcaaccaatttagcatacgcccctttcttggtccccactttcttctccacctcttcattccaccaccaatcgcCCCGATGATGCCCGatccggcccctagaaacacccaatacctcacttgcattctccctgatgcacctagccgccctatcccacatactatccacgtcccccctacactcccacacctctattcccgccaacttctcccctatctcccacgcattcactggcgtcaatcCGCCCCACTtgattctaggtctacactccttactcctcctctttctattcatctttatacccaaatccataaccaagagcctatgctgggtcgaaagattctcactcgggatgaccttacagtccttacacaacgccctatcccctttcctaagcaacaaaaagtcaatctgggtcctggctatcgcgcttcgaaaggtgatcaggtgatcgtccttcttcgggaagcccgagttcaccaccaccagcccaaaggacctcacaaactccaatagagtagccccctcttcatttctctccccaaaaccaaaaccaccatgcacatcaccaaagcctcccggtaacgccccgatgtgcccgttgaaatctcctgctacaacaatcttctccgagctaggcacgtctctcaccacctcctccaaagcctcccaaaactgcATTTTCTCCtacccctccgatcccacttgcggcgcataggcactacacacgttcagggtaaacccccaaatgactaacttaatagtcatcaacctatcgttggtcctcttcacctctactacctgacctctaagctcttcatctactaagatgccaactccattcctacacctctcgctcccagagtaccacagcttgtaaccatccacctccctagccttagaccctacccacttggtctcttgaacacacgcaatattgattctcctcttcctaagaatcttcacaagctctatggacttaccctgaagggttcctatattccaagacccaaccctcagcctaccatcaCTATCTATACGCCCTCCACTACCCCTCccccccccgcggccaaaccttggcctccctcccactcccgccctttcctcatcccccgcccccaccacgggcCCACGCCCCAACctcctcggacatgaccctagccaaccattaccacccacagccacaactacacgaaagtataagaaaatataaagatataaacgatggtagtagcaaagcagcagcaagaaatacaaggctcacacaaattcaaaggaataatccaggaacaaaactaaactcaactagagagcaaacaccactggactcaacacccacagcccCAAAAACAGATTCCCAAGCTgataacccaatccaaagcagtgcaagaaacgaccacagcaacaacaacaacagacaaTATCAACAAATCCAATGCAAGttaaggtacaggggctactactagcataatacgatgaatgaaataacaaaggttagaagtcatcGGGTTACGTTTGTAAAACAAGCCGGAAACCAAAGCCCAGCGTTGACCGAGTTCCGGGGGATTTCGGTGCTGAGATGGAGTTACGGCTGCTGGAGACCGAGGGAACTGGTCGTCGTTTGGGTGTTGCGGCTACTGGCGACCGAGCGGCGGGTGCAGGCGGAGCTGCGGCTGGAGACCGAGCTTCGGCTGTTGGAGACCGAATCGGTGGCTGGAGATCGAGCGGCGGCTGGCTGGAGATCGAGGTAGGAGGAGGGGGCTGTTGTATCCCGCCGGCGCCGGAGGGGGGGTATGGACGGAGAGGAGGGGTATGAACGGAGGGGGAGGAGAGCGGATTGGAACCGGAGGTCGGTGATAGAGGGAAGCGGGGAGAGGCGCCGGGGGTCGGCGCCGGGGAtcggaggtcgggtcgggtcggcgccgaaggtcggcGACGATGACGGGGGCCGGGGACCGgaacgagagagagagagaaggtagggagagagagagagagccgttagtgGAGTCAATGAATAAAttactaataaatattttcttaatgaatatttAAGTCTATAGGGTCAACTAATACGAATCGGAGAAAGTAATTTATTGTAATTACTATTATCTCACATAAAAGAcgacaataaaattttgaattaattttaaagttagtttgttaaatagatattttatagtgTCACTTATCACTTCTCTATGACTCATCATTTTTGTATAGTTTTTTAAATATTCatgtaattgttcaaatttatcaaaatggatGAGATCTTGAAAGGTCATTAAAACTTAATTAAGGTTAAAATAAACAAAATGCAGTCATTTGAGGACTACCAAAATGAGATgttctcccttatatatagtcTAGTTTTATAAGANNNNNNNNNNNNNNNNNNNNNNNNNNNNNNNNNNNNNNNNNNNNNNNNNNNNNNNNNNNNNNNNNNNNNNNNNNNNNNNNNNNNNNNNNNNNNNNNNNNNNNNNNNNNNNNNNNNNNNNNNNNNNNNNNNNNNNNNNNNNNNNNNNNNNNNNNNNNNNNNNNNNNNNNNNNNNNNNNNNNNNNNNNNNNNNNNNNNNNNNNNNNNNNNNNNNNNNNNNNNNNNNNNNNNNNNNNNNNNNNNNNNNNNNNNNNNNNNNNNNNNNNNNNNNNNNNNNNNNNNNNNNNNNNNNNNNNNNNNNNNNNNNNNNNNNNNNNNNNNNNNNNNNNNNNNNNNNNNNNNNNNNNNNNNNNNNNNNNNNNNNNNNNNNNNNNNNNNNNNNNNNNNNNNNNNNNNNNNNNNNNNNNNNNNNNNNNNNNNNNNNNNNNNNNNNNNNNNNNNNNNNNNNNNNNNNNNNNNNNNNNNNNNNNNNNNNNNNNNNNNNNNNNNNNNNNNNNNNNNNNNNNNNNNNNNNNNNNNNNNNNNNNNNNNNNNNNNNNNNNNNNNNNNNNNNNNNNNNNNNNNNNNNNNNNNNNNNNNNNNNNNNNNNNNNNNNNNNNNNNNNNNNNNNNNNNNNNNNNNNNNNNNNNNNNNNNNNNNNNNNNNNNNNNNNNNNNNNNNNNNNNNNNNNNNNNNNNNNNNNNNNNNNNNNNNNNNNNNNNNNNNNNNNNNNNNNNNNNNNNNNNNNNNNNNNNNNNNNNNNNNNNNNNNNNNNNNNNNNNNNNNNNNNNNNNNNNNNNNNNNNNNNNNNNNNNNNNNNNNNNNNNNNNNNNNNNNNNNNNNNNNNNNNNNNNNNNNNNNNNNNNNNNNNNNNNNNNNNNNNNNNNNNNNNNNNNNNNNNNNNNNNNNNNNNNNNNNNNNNNNNNNNNNNNNNNNNNNNNNNNNNNNNNNNNNNNNNNNNNNNNNNNNNNNNNNNNNNNNNNNNNNNNNNNNNNNNNNNNNNNNNNNNNNNNNNNNNNNNNNNNNNNNNNNNNNNNNNNNNNNNNNNNNNNNNNNNNNNNNNNNNNNNNNNNNNNNNNNNNNNNNNNNNNNNNNNNNNNNNNNNNNNNNNNNNNNNNNNNNNNNNNNNNNNNNNNNNNNNNNNNNNNNNNNNNNNNNNNNNNNNNNNNNNNNNNNNNNNNNNNNNNNNNNNNNNNNNNNNNNNNNNNNNNNNNNNNNNNNNNNNNNNNNNNNNNNNNNNNNNNNNNNNNNN is a genomic window containing:
- the LOC107877083 gene encoding uncharacterized protein LOC107877083 isoform X2 (The sequence of the model RefSeq protein was modified relative to this genomic sequence to represent the inferred CDS: added 24 bases not found in genome assembly); this translates as MRKKPVIKHDSSVYHIYKLMINFIFELQISRWLLHFSSQFCSSCLVQELLALPTDACYDQTVCGRCDNVGSSPKLSSKYCSNCDFMKHLTFT
- the LOC107877083 gene encoding uncharacterized protein LOC107877083 isoform X1 (The sequence of the model RefSeq protein was modified relative to this genomic sequence to represent the inferred CDS: added 24 bases not found in genome assembly) codes for the protein MRKKPVIKHDSSVYHIYKLMINFIFELQISRWLLHFSSQFCSSCLVQELLALPTDACYDQTVCGRYILIYPQEGDVCNHLSLFLCVANHDKLLPGGKRRKNAEDYDMLLQQQQQTQCIPTKWGLGRIRCMQSIPLPPKK